One Spiribacter halobius DNA segment encodes these proteins:
- the tnpB gene encoding IS66 family insertion sequence element accessory protein TnpB (TnpB, as the term is used for proteins encoded by IS66 family insertion elements, is considered an accessory protein, since TnpC, encoded by a neighboring gene, is a DDE family transposase.): MIALPSGVRIYLVAGVTDMRKGFDGLAALVQQALAKNAFSGQLFVFRGRRGDRIKVLWWDGQGLCLYAKRLERGRFIWPQVREGAVHLTAAQLSMLLEGIDWRLPQRTFDPQCAA; encoded by the coding sequence ATGATCGCGCTGCCCTCGGGGGTGCGCATCTACCTGGTGGCCGGCGTGACCGACATGCGCAAGGGCTTCGACGGGCTCGCGGCGCTGGTGCAGCAGGCGCTGGCGAAGAACGCCTTCTCGGGGCAGCTGTTCGTCTTCCGCGGCCGGCGCGGGGATCGGATCAAGGTGCTCTGGTGGGACGGCCAGGGGCTGTGCCTCTATGCCAAGCGCCTCGAGCGGGGCCGGTTCATCTGGCCGCAGGTGCGCGAGGGGGCGGTGCACCTCACCGCCGCACAGCTCTCGATGCTGCTCGAGGGCATCGACTGGCGCCTCCCGCAGCGCACCTTCGACCCGCAATGCGCGGCCTGA
- the tnpA gene encoding IS66-like element accessory protein TnpA — translation MDTIDGDQTLSRQRRRRFSIEYKRRLVEESLEGPDSVSVVARRHDVNANQLFRWRRLYRLGELGAPSEGSALSLLPVRLAASEPPPVPPEVKSAAPSGSLEIVLAAGHRLVVRGAADAAALRVALEVLGR, via the coding sequence GTGGACACCATCGATGGGGATCAGACGCTGAGCCGCCAGCGCCGGCGGCGCTTCAGCATTGAATACAAGCGCCGCCTCGTTGAGGAGAGCCTCGAGGGCCCGGACTCGGTCTCGGTGGTCGCGCGCCGCCACGACGTCAACGCCAACCAGCTCTTCCGCTGGCGCCGGCTCTACCGCCTCGGGGAACTTGGGGCGCCGAGTGAGGGTTCGGCGCTGAGCCTGCTGCCGGTGCGCCTGGCCGCCTCCGAGCCGCCGCCGGTGCCGCCGGAGGTGAAGAGCGCGGCGCCGTCGGGCAGCCTGGAGATCGTGCTCGCCGCCGGCCACCGCCTGGTGGTGCGCGGCGCGGCGGACGCCGCGGCCCTGCGCGTCGCGCTCGAGGTGCTCGGGCGATGA
- a CDS encoding glycosyltransferase, with the protein MELDQMGAPFPPSPEVADTANSDITARRIREALDQECTVIPPLVTPGATPGARGWLSAPRQPVQAQGDRHHPRPRAERRPDIPFHIVEAWGSSEEMRRHRNRAASLPNVTWHDSVADMRPLYRRARVVTSPGRCPEAWGHVATEPQVSGTRVLGSNRGGLPQAVVPGGVLLDPDVGMDACKRALSELWDNDSRYDALLGTARAHATRPERQPETVVTRFEDVLAEHCRSANRK; encoded by the coding sequence GTGGAGCTCGACCAGATGGGGGCGCCGTTCCCGCCATCACCGGAAGTCGCCGACACGGCGAACTCCGATATCACCGCGCGACGGATTCGGGAGGCCCTCGATCAGGAGTGCACGGTCATTCCGCCGCTGGTGACCCCGGGCGCTACACCGGGCGCGAGAGGGTGGCTCAGTGCTCCACGTCAACCCGTGCAGGCTCAAGGGGATCGACATCACCCCCGGCCTCGGGCCGAGCGCCGCCCGGACATTCCCTTCCATATCGTCGAGGCCTGGGGCAGCAGCGAAGAGATGCGCCGCCATCGCAACCGCGCGGCGTCGCTCCCCAATGTCACCTGGCATGACTCGGTAGCGGACATGCGCCCCCTGTATCGCCGGGCGCGCGTTGTGACCTCTCCAGGCCGCTGCCCGGAGGCATGGGGCCACGTCGCAACGGAACCGCAGGTCAGCGGTACCCGAGTCCTTGGGAGCAATCGCGGCGGGCTGCCGCAGGCCGTCGTCCCCGGTGGCGTGCTGCTGGACCCCGACGTCGGCATGGATGCCTGCAAGCGGGCGCTCTCCGAGCTCTGGGACAATGACTCGCGGTACGACGCACTCTTAGGCACCGCCAGGGCCCACGCCACCAGACCCGAAAGGCAACCGGAGACGGTCGTTACCCGATTCGAAGATGTCCTGGCCGAGCACTGCCGGTCGGCCAATCGGAAATAG
- a CDS encoding vWA domain-containing protein — MQSVRSGSIVVAVAILLLAAPLLSGTARGAARTGVPLDIVFSIDSSGSMGPLPPQEDPENAPFYGKDVEGLRIDATRQVVEGLEPELAWVGAVSWNEGVEFTVPVSEDHARLLAALDDVPSRGGTDLDLGLDTALDLLEQSARQGARRIVVFLTDGMSTEGISEATVRRARAQGTTVFTVGLQVPEEAETLLSAVAEATGGRYFAAPDAGALQAIFESIIGQVTEVFLALEVPERGSAGEPLAVTGRLVDRDGRAVVALEPIPLELTASRPRATVEGLTRVEHGRVELLFPAGAGTVEDAVSVGDASGMVVIAGSVPGLGLSRRRMVPVTPAEAAQGTGRGRFELVVEEPSMPVGRRLAIKVVHRDDAGNPVPAAGEHALLFTLTPHELATLAGRQGAAGAGLIGTALAQPRARSLGIDAGEHVVLENAVFRIRAVFRQGRVAFSFTVGTLEPLLFEVGLEVDGRSLPVRELVGFAERAGWAERREQGLLIWANPAEIAADGEAQALLRVLTVAAEEGERWTLSCLPPVEGGARALELAASRGGTLVPPRVAPLSAGCNAIVEERITLRASQTPGTSVIEALVRPLEPTDAERGPSESAALFGAGSVVFVAVTPFASLLAAALGGVAGAVIRRYQQLEVAERGTPGYRALLGPFLIVGALVGLLFYGALFYTLMVLPWSPALVANAGAAAVLGGLAGFTGPDVLRMLRDVVFRRLGLGVPKA; from the coding sequence ATGCAGAGCGTCCGCAGTGGCTCCATTGTCGTAGCGGTGGCCATCCTCCTCCTGGCCGCCCCGCTCCTGTCCGGCACGGCTCGGGGCGCCGCCCGGACGGGGGTTCCCCTCGACATCGTCTTCTCCATCGACAGCTCCGGGAGCATGGGACCACTGCCGCCGCAGGAGGATCCGGAGAACGCCCCGTTCTACGGCAAGGACGTGGAGGGGCTTCGCATCGACGCCACGCGGCAGGTGGTCGAGGGCCTGGAGCCGGAGCTGGCCTGGGTAGGCGCGGTGAGCTGGAACGAGGGGGTCGAGTTCACCGTGCCGGTCTCCGAAGACCACGCGCGGCTGCTGGCGGCGCTGGATGATGTGCCGAGCCGCGGCGGCACGGATCTCGACCTCGGCCTGGATACCGCGCTGGACCTCCTGGAGCAGTCCGCGCGTCAGGGTGCGCGGCGCATCGTGGTGTTCCTGACCGACGGCATGTCGACCGAGGGGATCTCGGAAGCCACGGTGCGCCGTGCCCGGGCGCAGGGGACAACGGTGTTCACGGTGGGCCTGCAGGTGCCGGAGGAGGCGGAGACGCTCCTGAGCGCCGTTGCCGAGGCCACCGGCGGCCGCTATTTCGCGGCCCCTGACGCGGGCGCGCTGCAGGCGATCTTCGAGTCGATCATCGGCCAGGTCACCGAAGTCTTCCTCGCGCTCGAGGTGCCGGAGCGCGGCAGCGCGGGAGAGCCGTTGGCGGTGACCGGCCGGCTGGTGGACCGTGATGGGCGGGCGGTGGTCGCGCTCGAGCCGATTCCGCTCGAGCTCACGGCGAGCCGTCCCCGCGCCACGGTGGAGGGCCTGACGCGGGTCGAGCACGGACGCGTCGAGCTGCTCTTCCCGGCCGGCGCGGGGACGGTGGAGGACGCGGTGTCCGTCGGGGATGCGTCCGGGATGGTGGTGATCGCCGGCAGCGTGCCGGGGCTCGGCCTGTCCCGGCGCCGGATGGTGCCGGTGACGCCCGCCGAGGCGGCACAGGGCACTGGCCGCGGCCGCTTCGAGCTGGTGGTCGAGGAGCCGAGCATGCCGGTGGGCCGGCGCCTCGCGATCAAGGTCGTGCACCGCGACGACGCCGGCAATCCGGTGCCGGCCGCCGGGGAGCACGCGCTGCTCTTCACCCTGACGCCGCACGAGCTCGCGACGCTGGCCGGCCGCCAGGGCGCGGCCGGCGCCGGGCTGATCGGCACGGCACTCGCCCAGCCGCGTGCGCGGAGCCTTGGCATAGACGCCGGCGAGCACGTGGTGCTTGAGAACGCCGTCTTCCGGATTCGTGCCGTGTTCCGCCAGGGTCGGGTGGCGTTCAGCTTCACGGTCGGGACGCTCGAGCCGCTCCTGTTCGAGGTGGGGCTCGAGGTGGACGGCCGCTCGCTGCCGGTGCGGGAACTCGTCGGCTTTGCCGAGCGCGCCGGCTGGGCGGAGCGCAGGGAGCAGGGGCTGCTGATCTGGGCCAACCCGGCAGAGATCGCCGCCGACGGCGAGGCGCAGGCGCTCCTGCGCGTGCTGACGGTCGCCGCAGAGGAGGGTGAGCGCTGGACGCTGAGCTGCCTGCCGCCCGTGGAAGGCGGAGCAAGGGCGCTCGAGCTCGCCGCGAGCCGCGGTGGCACGCTGGTGCCGCCACGGGTGGCGCCGCTTTCGGCGGGGTGCAACGCGATCGTCGAGGAGCGCATCACCCTGCGCGCCTCGCAGACGCCGGGCACGTCGGTGATCGAGGCCCTGGTGCGGCCGTTGGAGCCAACGGACGCGGAGCGCGGCCCGAGTGAATCGGCTGCGCTCTTCGGCGCGGGGAGCGTGGTCTTCGTGGCGGTGACGCCGTTCGCCTCGCTCCTTGCCGCCGCGCTGGGCGGGGTCGCCGGTGCGGTGATCCGGCGCTACCAGCAGCTGGAGGTGGCGGAGCGCGGGACGCCGGGGTATCGCGCCCTGCTCGGGCCGTTCCTGATCGTCGGGGCGCTGGTCGGGCTGCTCTTCTACGGGGCGCTCTTCTATACGCTTATGGTGTTGCCCTGGTCCCCGGCGCTGGTCGCGAACGCCGGTGCGGCGGCGGTGCTCGGCGGGCTCGCGGGGTTCACCGGCCCGGACGTCCTGCGGATGCTGCGCGACGTCGTGTTCCGGCGGTTGGGGCTCGGAGTGCCGAAGGCGTAG